The window CTGCAGCGCGTTGGTGCAATCAAGGGAGCCCCACCGCGGCCCCTTTCTCCGGAACCGCCAAGGACAGCGCTGAGTTCCACCGGTTACGGGGGACTTTTGAGGGGGGCGATTTCTTGGGGAGAGGATTGATTGGcagcttttatttaaatttttttgttgttttgggtgggttttttgtttatttgtttgtttttccaaccAGAGAGTACCTTCAAACCAAGCACCCTAACCATCTTCACCAAGACTGTAAAATCTAGCCGCGCGAATGGATTTATGAAAACCCTCATGCAAAAAGTTGGCAGGAGTTTAGCAAACTTTTGCACAAACTCCACCTCCGGTGCCTCCTCCTTGTGGCCCTCCTCCCCTCCGTTTCCCCTCTTGtccggctgctgctgctgccgctgctgcagcggcggcggcggcggctgccgCTCCTCCTCCTGCTGCCCGCGATGGTGGCAGGTTTGCTGGGCTGCTGGGGCGGCGGCGGCCGGTGGTGGACAGTGCCCGGCACTTGGCTGTGCTTGATGGCGCTGCTGCTCCTGGGCTCCCCTCCGCGGGGCTCTGTGCTGGTGCACGGCCGTAGGCTCATCTGCTGGCAGGCGCTGCTGCAGTGTCAAGGGGAGCCCGAGTGTAGCTACGCGTACAACCAGTACGCTGAGGCGTGCGCACCAGTCCTGCAGCAGCAGGGGGGCGAGGAAGGTGCCGCCGCGGCcgcctcttctttcccctcttctgcCTCCTTCTCCTCCCGCTGGCGGTGCCCGAGCCACTGCATCTCGGCCCTGATTCAGCTCAACCACACCAGGAGGGGCCCAGCATTGGAGGACTGTGACTGCGCGCAGGATGAAAACTGCAAATCGACCAAACGGGCCATAGAACCCTGCTTGCCCCGGACGAGCACTGGGGGTGGGGGCACCGGCGGAGGCGCAGGGGGTGCCGGCGGGGGAGGCGCCGGGGGAGGCGTGATGGGCTGCACTGAGGCTCGCCGGCGCTGTGACCGGGACAGTCGATGTAATCTGGCCCTAAACCGCTATCTGACCTACTGCGGGAAGCTCTTTAACGGGCTGCGCTGCACCGATGAGTGCCGCGCGGTGATCGAGGACATGCTGGCCGTGCCTAAGGCTGCGCTGCTGAATGACTGCGTTTGTGACGGGCTGGAGCGGCCCATCTGCGAATCGGTGAAGGAGAACATGGCTCGGCTCTGCTTCGGGGCCGAGCTAGGTAACAGCCCCGGCAGCAGCGGCTCAGACGGTGGCCTGGACGACTACTACGATGAGGACTACGATGATGAGCAGCCGGGGCAGCGGGGCGGTGGGGGGCTCGGAACGGCCGGAGACTCGCAGTACGAGGAGGATGGGGTCCCACACTCCCATCGCCCGGGCGGCGGCGCTGCTGCAGCAGCTGCTGCAGCTGGAGGAGGGCGCGGGGAGCTGCCCTACGGAGACGCGAGAAGGAACAGCGGCTCCCGCTCTACTCCCGAGCGCGCCTGGACTCTGCTCGTCTCcattttgctgctgctgctgctgcttcggCCGCTGGTGTAGCCTTTTCTCCCAGCTCCTCTGTTCCTCCATGTGTTTGGTCAATTGATCCCGCAGTCACCCCACTCGATTCCGCTCTCCCGGgtctccctcccacccttctctttcttcttccctctctttccctatcACCTTCCCGCAGCCCCCAGCGTACTTAGATTCTACTCTATCCTAATAGTACTTGGTACTTAAAACAGTTTTAGAAGAGTTGGGGGATACTTTGTTTCCTACTTCTCTgaactctttttctcttcttttcaaaacTAATCAACTGCGTTCTGGTTTCTACCTTCTCCTCCGTCCCCCTCCAATAGCCACAGCTATTTtacacagtcctctttctgaaaaGTAGCTAGAATCCAGTCTCTTagattgttgtgttttttttttttccctccaccccacccccattccaGTTCCATTATAGATACTCCAGATCACTTGGTTGGCTGGAACCCCGGTTTTGCAGGAGACTTAAGGCAGTTAATGGAGTGGGAGAGGGGGGATAGAAAGTACTGGAGGAAAAGAGACACCCCTCAGACTGTGGGGTTCTGATGAGTGCATTCTTCCCAGTTTTACCCCATCCAGTTCTGGGATAGTTGGTAGCTTACAGAGAGATATTTGAAAGAGATAAGCTTGAAATGCTGCTGTAGGTTTATTTGCAAAATCTTCTCTAAGGTAATGTGCAAATAGTCTTATGGTTTGACCTATTAGAATCTTTTAAAGAGTCAGCTACTTGAATTAAAgtcacattcattcattcattttttctcagCGTCAATGCCTAGAATATTCTTAGTGACTAAAGAAGCAGGGATCAGTTCTTTATTGCCATTTCACtccctggggagggggggaaaatcTAAACTGTGTGATGGTGAGTAAAGTACTTAGCTAAtttcattcctatttaaaaaagaaaaaagtttcagatCACATTTGACTTTCCGTTTCCTTCACCCAGTATTCAAACTCAAATGCCGATGTAGGAAGTTATTAATGATACTAAACAATGcaacttttgttttaaaagagcGGTGCACTGCCATCTCCGAAAGACACTTTGTGGTGTTTAGTGgttatgtttgcatttttgttttgttttgttctgttctgttctttttACATCAAGAACTTTTGTGTACCTTGAGAAATTATATTGCCTCTACTCCTATCAGGGTGCTAAACTCTGGTAAatcttatataaaatgtatttaaaactgGGATTTGTTACCAGTCGCTGTACCTTGTATatagaatttttataaaatgtatgcttcaaaaataatttatttttaaaaaaagaaattaaagtttaaaatttacGTTCATGCtactcttttttaaagaaatgtacagatttcatttgttttaaaggATACAAAATACAATAATCCATGTGAAGTATGCTCTAGGACAGCAAATGTACAGTGTATTTTATAGATTTGACgttaactttcttatttttaagagaATTTATGGACGATGTTGttgatttatataaatacatttccAGACTGCCTTAAACATTGTCTTTTATAGAAGGCATAAGAAGTCCTATGTAACTACGGCTTTGTGTACTGGTTTGTTAAGTGTGTACATCagtaaagagttttaaataatGAATGTAGTGAAGTTGTTTTTTCAGAGTTCCCTCATGTTAAAGCCAATAGTGGAGAAAATGCATCACCAAAGTTAAAAGTACACACCAAGACTTACAATTCCATAAATAGAAGTTTTACTCTTACCATGGATACTTTAATGAACAATTTAGACTTCTGCAGATAAAGCAGTAAGAATACTTAACCTGGAATAACTTCACTTGTTTTTATGATTTAATGACACAGTTCTTATATCTATAAAATCTTTTCTCTTGTGCATACTGAGATTATCAAGAGCCCtcattctttcccctcccccttccctctggCTTTCTTTTCACCCAGTAAAGTGGTACCCTCCATGCTACTAGACATTCTTATACAATAAACCATGTCAATAACAT of the Sarcophilus harrisii chromosome 1, mSarHar1.11, whole genome shotgun sequence genome contains:
- the GAS1 gene encoding growth arrest-specific protein 1, whose translation is MVAGLLGCWGGGGRWWTVPGTWLCLMALLLLGSPPRGSVLVHGRRLICWQALLQCQGEPECSYAYNQYAEACAPVLQQQGGEEGAAAAASSFPSSASFSSRWRCPSHCISALIQLNHTRRGPALEDCDCAQDENCKSTKRAIEPCLPRTSTGGGGTGGGAGGAGGGGAGGGVMGCTEARRRCDRDSRCNLALNRYLTYCGKLFNGLRCTDECRAVIEDMLAVPKAALLNDCVCDGLERPICESVKENMARLCFGAELGNSPGSSGSDGGLDDYYDEDYDDEQPGQRGGGGLGTAGDSQYEEDGVPHSHRPGGGAAAAAAAAGGGRGELPYGDARRNSGSRSTPERAWTLLVSILLLLLLLRPLV